A window of Pirellula sp. SH-Sr6A contains these coding sequences:
- a CDS encoding cytidine deaminase, translating to MSHADAPLELIELMAAARDAATRAYNPYSQFSVGAAIRTSSGRIFAGCNIENASYSVTLCAERVAGSQAILQGEFDWESMVVLSPQRVSLCGVCRQFCHEFAPKMRVWTGFLLEDPRLIGPVILSDLLPDGMTLDPRNTPS from the coding sequence ATGTCCCATGCGGATGCTCCGCTAGAACTGATCGAATTGATGGCTGCTGCCCGTGATGCGGCGACCAGGGCTTACAACCCGTATAGTCAATTTTCGGTCGGCGCTGCCATTCGTACATCGAGCGGACGAATCTTTGCCGGATGCAATATCGAGAACGCCTCCTACTCAGTCACTCTCTGCGCCGAGCGGGTCGCCGGTTCTCAAGCGATTTTGCAAGGTGAATTCGATTGGGAGAGCATGGTCGTTCTATCCCCCCAACGTGTTTCACTCTGCGGCGTTTGCAGGCAGTTTTGCCATGAGTTCGCACCAAAGATGCGAGTTTGGACAGGTTTTCTACTCGAAGATCCCCGTCTGATCGGCCCAGTCATCCTCTCGGATCTGTTGCCGGATGGAATGACTTTGGATCCTCGCAACACTCCATCATGA
- a CDS encoding DUF1080 domain-containing protein, translated as MVFSPRSHLRIVLQFALPALFFLFSDRGYSDEPTKSPFLSDSMERWQAFDGKPAPAAWECQSGEIHLQRGAEIPRGGNLLTKEEFDDFELSFDFKVAKSGNSGIKYRVRNYGGRWLGFEYQIYDDHHAKKVEPKNSTGAIYDLYEPNSEKLLHPAGEWNAAKIVAQGPKLEHWLNGKKIVSATIGDSDWDRRYQASKFNDADGFGKTFRGKLMLTDHGSEVWMRNIQFQILEPPPAKP; from the coding sequence ATGGTTTTCTCGCCTAGGTCACACCTGCGTATTGTGTTGCAGTTCGCACTCCCAGCCCTTTTCTTTTTGTTTTCCGATCGGGGCTATTCGGATGAACCGACCAAAAGCCCGTTCCTTTCCGACTCCATGGAGCGATGGCAAGCGTTCGATGGCAAGCCAGCGCCTGCTGCTTGGGAATGCCAATCAGGTGAGATTCACCTCCAACGAGGAGCGGAGATACCTCGCGGTGGCAATTTGCTCACGAAGGAAGAGTTTGACGACTTCGAACTGAGCTTTGACTTCAAAGTAGCCAAGTCTGGCAATAGCGGCATCAAGTATCGAGTGCGGAATTACGGAGGCAGGTGGCTTGGTTTCGAATACCAGATTTACGACGATCACCATGCCAAAAAGGTAGAACCCAAGAACAGTACGGGAGCTATTTACGATCTCTACGAACCCAACAGTGAAAAGCTGCTTCATCCCGCTGGCGAATGGAATGCAGCAAAGATCGTCGCGCAAGGCCCAAAGCTGGAACACTGGCTCAATGGGAAGAAGATCGTTTCTGCTACGATCGGAGATTCCGATTGGGATCGTCGTTACCAGGCGAGCAAGTTCAATGATGCCGATGGATTCGGAAAGACCTTTCGTGGCAAGCTGATGCTAACGGATCACGGGAGCGAGGTTTGGATGCGCAACATCCAGTTCCAGATTCTCGAGCCCCCTCCAGCAAAGCCGTAA
- a CDS encoding AAA family ATPase has translation MQDKIQIDGVSLTLSNPITNELQWIGQGEVLRQLLACWLVVDDKDLPLAPRLVGPPGIGKTALAMAAAKARNQSLYIYQCTADTRPEDLLITPILGSDGKIAYHASPLVTAMIKGGVCILDEGNRMNEKSWASLAPLLDHRRYIESIVAGVSIQAHRDFRCAVTMNQDDSTYEIPDYIMSRLQPSLAVGFPNRDDELAILKYHLPFAAEELLTLTIDFLQQSHSLQLDYSARDGIQLLRYAMKLLAQDPTHPVAKDQVWRQALVSCLGEDALDLQSARERKSRSLGANTLPHGLGDFFLDPDDPMHPDFDDDSLDDDSLDDDR, from the coding sequence ATGCAGGATAAAATTCAAATCGATGGCGTCAGCCTTACGCTCAGCAATCCGATTACAAACGAATTGCAATGGATCGGTCAAGGAGAGGTATTGCGGCAATTACTGGCCTGTTGGCTCGTTGTCGATGACAAAGATCTCCCTCTCGCACCTCGTTTAGTCGGCCCGCCTGGCATCGGCAAAACCGCCTTGGCGATGGCTGCTGCGAAAGCGAGAAATCAATCTCTGTACATTTACCAGTGTACCGCAGACACGCGACCAGAAGACCTGCTCATCACCCCAATCTTAGGGAGCGATGGAAAAATTGCTTATCATGCGTCTCCCTTGGTCACCGCGATGATCAAGGGAGGAGTCTGCATTCTGGACGAAGGGAATCGGATGAATGAAAAGTCGTGGGCATCTCTCGCTCCACTCCTGGACCATCGTCGATATATCGAGTCGATTGTGGCTGGGGTCTCGATTCAAGCCCACCGCGATTTCCGATGCGCGGTAACCATGAATCAAGATGACTCGACTTATGAGATTCCCGACTACATCATGAGTCGGCTTCAACCATCGCTCGCGGTCGGTTTCCCGAACCGGGACGATGAGCTGGCAATTTTGAAGTATCATCTCCCCTTCGCTGCGGAAGAACTTCTAACGCTGACGATCGACTTCTTGCAGCAATCGCATTCCTTGCAATTGGACTATTCCGCGCGCGATGGTATCCAACTACTCCGGTACGCGATGAAACTATTAGCGCAAGACCCAACTCACCCGGTCGCCAAGGATCAAGTCTGGCGGCAGGCATTGGTCTCCTGTCTTGGAGAGGATGCGTTGGATTTGCAGTCGGCTCGAGAGCGGAAGTCGCGTTCTCTGGGTGCGAATACTCTACCGCACGGTTTGGGAGACTTCTTCCTCGACCCAGACGATCCGATGCACCCGGACTTCGATGACGACTCCTTGGATGACGACTCCTTGGACGATGATCGATGA
- a CDS encoding HD domain-containing protein — translation MSLEKPPSSDLESPLERAIELATRFHRGQRDKQGNDYIQHPLRMMMMSEDPRVQQAAVLHDVLEDTAATLQDLIEAGVDLEACEAVQLLTHQREMSYADYIVLLQRNPIARAAKLLDLQDNYRLDRVAYREGYEHEDRARIEKYILTYQFLTDRLDEETYRRRMALLVSSQ, via the coding sequence ATGAGCTTGGAAAAACCGCCTTCATCCGATCTGGAGAGCCCCCTGGAGAGGGCGATCGAGCTCGCGACCCGATTCCATCGTGGTCAGCGAGACAAGCAGGGGAATGATTACATTCAACACCCGCTCCGCATGATGATGATGAGTGAGGATCCTCGGGTTCAACAGGCGGCCGTACTGCACGACGTCTTGGAAGACACGGCCGCCACACTGCAGGACTTGATCGAGGCTGGCGTCGACCTGGAAGCGTGCGAAGCAGTTCAACTCTTGACGCATCAACGCGAGATGTCTTACGCCGACTATATTGTCCTGCTTCAACGCAACCCGATTGCGAGAGCCGCAAAATTGCTGGATTTGCAAGACAACTACCGCCTCGATCGAGTTGCCTATCGGGAAGGGTACGAACACGAGGATCGAGCGAGAATCGAGAAGTACATTCTCACATACCAATTTCTAACAGACCGATTGGATGAGGAAACGTATCGCCGTCGAATGGCATTGCTGGTTTCTTCACAGTGA
- the modA gene encoding molybdate ABC transporter substrate-binding protein, with translation MAKVFIALALSLFAAVGIVISLVRSAPPCSDSRLGESREGEREVQLYVASSNRAVLEEICQLYEAKTGNRVVMHFGASQTLLAQLEIARTGALFLPADDSYLRIATQKGLVDEVFPIATMRIGLAVRKGNPKGVTGWSSLLQPKIRLVQANPDTAAVGQQTRQMLQRANLWRDLESATLAFRSNVNEVANDVRLGVADVGIVCDAMVRWKESGMIELIDVTACSRSFRREHVSFRIESGCYGVLMGPTGVGKTTVLEALCGLKPIAAGQIWIGSKEMTDVAVADRQLGHVPQDLALFPTMTVEQQLAFPLRVKPWSQERIRKRVPEIAEKLGIASLLHHYPQALSGGESQRVAWGRALAFHPEVLLLDEPLRSLDEATRLELQALLKEIHLQSGMTVLHVTHSDEEAATLADVRIHFS, from the coding sequence ATGGCCAAAGTATTCATTGCGTTAGCGCTTTCTCTATTTGCAGCCGTTGGCATCGTGATTTCGCTTGTTCGATCGGCTCCACCTTGCAGTGATTCACGATTGGGGGAAAGCCGCGAGGGTGAGAGGGAGGTGCAACTTTATGTTGCGTCCAGTAACCGCGCGGTGCTTGAAGAGATCTGCCAACTCTATGAGGCGAAGACAGGGAATCGTGTTGTGATGCATTTTGGTGCATCCCAAACTCTTTTGGCGCAGTTGGAAATCGCGCGCACTGGCGCATTGTTCCTTCCTGCGGACGACAGTTACCTGCGAATTGCAACCCAGAAGGGGTTGGTGGACGAGGTCTTTCCAATCGCCACCATGCGCATCGGTCTTGCAGTGAGAAAAGGAAATCCAAAAGGCGTCACCGGATGGAGTTCACTTCTCCAGCCAAAAATTCGATTGGTTCAGGCCAATCCGGACACGGCGGCAGTCGGTCAACAAACGCGACAGATGCTGCAGAGAGCGAACCTTTGGCGTGATCTTGAATCGGCAACATTGGCTTTTCGATCGAACGTGAATGAAGTCGCGAATGATGTTCGATTAGGGGTCGCGGACGTAGGAATTGTTTGCGATGCGATGGTTCGGTGGAAAGAGAGCGGCATGATTGAGCTCATCGACGTGACTGCATGCTCACGGAGTTTTCGTCGTGAGCACGTTTCATTTCGTATCGAATCGGGGTGTTATGGCGTACTGATGGGACCGACAGGGGTCGGGAAGACAACTGTCCTAGAAGCCCTTTGCGGCTTGAAGCCGATCGCGGCGGGACAGATTTGGATCGGTTCCAAAGAGATGACCGATGTAGCCGTCGCGGATCGCCAACTGGGGCATGTGCCCCAAGATTTGGCACTGTTCCCGACCATGACCGTTGAGCAACAACTCGCATTTCCCCTGCGAGTGAAGCCTTGGAGTCAAGAGAGGATTCGTAAACGGGTTCCCGAAATAGCCGAGAAACTTGGAATCGCTTCCCTCCTGCATCACTATCCACAAGCTCTTAGCGGAGGGGAATCCCAGCGGGTCGCTTGGGGACGAGCCCTCGCGTTTCACCCTGAAGTCCTGTTGCTGGATGAACCGCTCCGTTCCCTAGACGAAGCGACTCGCCTTGAATTACAGGCATTGCTGAAAGAGATCCATCTTCAATCAGGAATGACCGTTCTTCATGTCACCCACAGCGACGAAGAAGCAGCGACACTCGCCGATGTACGGATTCATTTTTCCTAG
- a CDS encoding UDP-glucose 6-dehydrogenase, whose translation MASHFTEPPRICCIGAGYVGGPTMAMIAKQCPDIPVHVVDLNSARVQKWNSDDLPVYEPGLDSIVREARGRNLRFSTNVEQAIQESNIIFMAVNTPTKSFGVGAGRAANLEFVEKCARTIAEHSTGHKVVVEKSTLPVRTAEAIKRILQNSVSGATFDVLSNPEFLAEGTAVQDLLNPDRVLIGGESPAAIERLASIYGRWVAREKILTTNLWSSELSKLTANAFLAQRVSSINAISALCEATGADVDEVSRAIGTDSRIGPKFLKASVGFGGSCFQKDILNLVYLCEHFGLREVAKYWEQVVTMNDYQKRRFSERIVRTMFNSVSNKRIAILGFAFKKDTNDTRESAAIYVCRDLLEERAQLAIYDPQVSEEQIRHDLYKAFENSLGGLSDLHRELIERNVTVCETLYEAADKAHALTVLTEWDEFKTLDAAKVLRSMHRPAFVFDGRNIVDRTSLVQLGFEVHSIGRSPDMA comes from the coding sequence ATGGCATCGCATTTCACTGAACCACCACGAATCTGTTGCATCGGTGCAGGGTATGTAGGCGGACCCACGATGGCGATGATCGCCAAGCAATGTCCCGATATACCCGTTCATGTCGTAGACTTGAACTCTGCTCGTGTCCAAAAATGGAACTCCGATGATTTACCGGTGTACGAGCCGGGACTGGATTCGATTGTGAGAGAGGCGCGAGGCCGAAACCTTCGCTTCTCGACGAACGTCGAGCAAGCGATCCAGGAATCGAACATCATCTTTATGGCCGTCAATACACCGACCAAATCCTTCGGCGTGGGAGCTGGGCGCGCGGCCAATTTGGAGTTTGTTGAAAAGTGCGCGCGGACTATCGCAGAACATTCGACGGGCCATAAGGTCGTCGTGGAGAAATCGACACTCCCTGTTCGAACCGCCGAAGCCATCAAACGAATCCTGCAGAATTCCGTCAGCGGAGCCACCTTCGATGTGCTCAGCAATCCGGAGTTTCTCGCGGAAGGAACCGCAGTTCAAGACTTGCTCAACCCCGATCGAGTTCTCATCGGTGGCGAATCGCCCGCCGCCATCGAAAGGCTCGCGTCGATCTACGGTCGGTGGGTAGCACGTGAAAAAATCTTAACCACCAATCTTTGGAGTAGCGAGCTTTCCAAACTTACGGCGAACGCATTTCTCGCTCAACGCGTCTCTTCGATCAATGCCATTTCCGCTCTGTGTGAAGCGACAGGTGCCGATGTGGATGAGGTGTCTCGAGCAATCGGTACCGACTCTCGAATTGGCCCCAAGTTTTTGAAGGCATCTGTTGGGTTTGGGGGCTCCTGCTTCCAAAAGGATATTTTGAACCTGGTTTACCTATGTGAGCATTTCGGATTGCGTGAAGTCGCGAAGTATTGGGAGCAAGTCGTGACGATGAACGACTACCAAAAGCGTCGCTTTTCCGAGCGAATTGTCCGCACGATGTTCAACTCCGTATCCAATAAGCGCATCGCGATCCTAGGTTTCGCGTTTAAAAAAGACACCAACGACACACGTGAATCGGCCGCAATTTACGTCTGTCGCGACTTGCTCGAGGAACGCGCTCAATTGGCGATCTATGATCCTCAAGTGAGCGAAGAGCAAATTCGGCACGACTTGTACAAGGCATTTGAGAACTCGCTCGGTGGACTTTCCGATCTCCATCGCGAACTGATCGAACGCAATGTAACCGTGTGCGAAACACTCTACGAAGCGGCGGACAAAGCGCACGCACTGACGGTACTAACCGAATGGGATGAGTTCAAAACCCTAGACGCGGCCAAAGTACTACGATCGATGCACCGCCCAGCGTTCGTCTTCGACGGACGAAACATCGTGGATCGTACGAGCTTGGTGCAACTTGGATTCGAAGTGCATAGCATCGGCAGATCGCCCGATATGGCTTAG
- a CDS encoding lipopolysaccharide biosynthesis protein, protein MSVGSLAKPDSDLSTIDPRSTPTQLAQDSLASGLAFMLVANVGQRAIGFFRNLSFCRFLDDGGLGLWALASSFLLLAAPLAVLGLPGTFGKLIESYRLRGQLRTFLLRVIVVSAMGVAFVSTLLLVANPSTGNWIFGAETGLSAMSILVIALLSVVLFNSTTELLNGLRKGRVVSAMHTVNSLSFTMFSVLGLWFWPDWRTILIAFAAASLCGLLPSLGSLVCVWRETGGTSQPLSNRAMWNRVVPFALSIWAMNLLSNLFDVVDRYMLLYLAPSQEIGAALVGQFHSARILPLLLTSLTMMLSSLLLPYLAADWESGNKHRVKEALQLTSKLSMGFFFLLSILSLVIAPPLFHHFLEGRFSEGLAIMPLALAHCCLLATATLLQNYFWCIEKGRVVGFILALGLLVNLGLNAWWVPIYGLEGAMAATALAGAFILLMTWWSLSCHDVGLDRTSVVLSLLPVVLLLGALPSMCVAAVVIVLTSRTSIILGREEKKRIDEAILPQLRRIGLPIRTLWHIG, encoded by the coding sequence GTGAGTGTAGGTTCTCTCGCCAAGCCCGATTCCGACTTGAGCACAATCGATCCTAGAAGCACGCCGACCCAACTCGCCCAAGACTCACTCGCATCCGGCCTTGCGTTTATGCTCGTTGCCAATGTCGGACAGCGGGCAATCGGTTTCTTTCGCAATCTTAGCTTCTGCAGATTTCTTGATGATGGCGGCCTTGGACTCTGGGCGCTCGCCAGCAGTTTTCTACTTCTCGCAGCCCCTCTCGCTGTTCTCGGATTGCCCGGCACGTTTGGCAAATTGATCGAAAGCTATCGACTTCGCGGTCAATTGCGCACCTTCTTGCTGAGAGTGATTGTGGTAAGTGCGATGGGTGTCGCATTCGTTTCGACATTGCTCTTGGTAGCGAACCCATCAACTGGCAATTGGATCTTCGGCGCTGAGACAGGCCTGAGTGCGATGAGCATCTTAGTGATCGCATTGCTCAGCGTGGTGTTATTCAACTCCACCACCGAGTTGCTGAATGGCCTTCGAAAGGGGCGCGTCGTCTCCGCGATGCACACCGTTAACTCGCTGAGCTTTACAATGTTCAGCGTCTTAGGTCTATGGTTCTGGCCGGATTGGCGAACCATTCTCATTGCATTCGCAGCCGCTTCGCTTTGCGGTTTGCTTCCTTCCTTGGGGAGCTTGGTATGTGTTTGGAGAGAGACTGGAGGTACATCTCAACCGTTATCGAATCGTGCGATGTGGAATCGAGTGGTCCCTTTTGCGCTGAGCATCTGGGCAATGAATCTTCTATCGAATTTATTTGATGTCGTCGATCGATACATGCTTTTGTATCTGGCACCTTCGCAGGAAATCGGTGCAGCCTTGGTCGGCCAGTTTCACAGTGCGAGGATCTTGCCGCTTCTACTAACGAGCCTGACGATGATGTTAAGTTCGCTTCTTCTCCCCTACTTGGCGGCGGACTGGGAGAGCGGCAACAAACATCGAGTGAAAGAGGCGCTCCAACTCACGTCGAAACTTTCCATGGGGTTCTTTTTCCTGCTATCGATCCTTTCGTTGGTCATCGCTCCTCCATTATTTCATCATTTTCTCGAAGGTCGCTTTAGCGAGGGATTGGCGATCATGCCTCTTGCGTTAGCCCACTGCTGTCTCTTGGCCACGGCGACGTTGCTACAGAATTACTTCTGGTGCATTGAGAAAGGACGAGTAGTCGGGTTCATTCTCGCGTTGGGGCTTTTGGTCAACCTTGGTCTCAACGCTTGGTGGGTTCCAATTTATGGTCTTGAAGGAGCGATGGCGGCGACTGCGTTGGCGGGCGCGTTCATTCTCCTTATGACTTGGTGGTCCCTGTCTTGCCATGATGTTGGATTGGATCGAACCAGCGTTGTCTTAAGTCTCCTGCCGGTGGTGCTTCTGTTGGGTGCCTTACCTTCGATGTGCGTCGCAGCGGTGGTGATTGTTTTGACCAGTCGTACTTCGATCATTCTTGGACGAGAAGAAAAAAAACGTATCGACGAAGCGATCCTTCCCCAACTCCGTCGAATCGGGTTACCCATCCGAACTTTATGGCACATCGGTTAG